The sequence CTCGTCCAGAATCGGTCGCACTTTCGGCTGGAGTTCCTCCCACTCCGCCTCCGGGTCGCTGTCGCCGACGATGCCGTTGCCCGCGAACAGCGTCGCCCGCGTCCCGCCCGCGACTCCGGAGCGAATCCCGACGGCGAACTCGCCGTCGCCTTCGGCGTCGAACCAACCGACGGGCGAGGCGTACCAGCCGCGGTCGAACGACTCGGTCTGTCGAATCGTCTCCAGTGCCGCCTCCAGCGGCAGGCCGCCGACGGCGGGCGTCGGGTGCAGCGCCTCGACGAGCGACAGCACGTGCGTGTCGTCGTCGAGCGTCGCCGAAATGGGTGTCCAGAGGTGCTGGATGTTGCTCAGTTTGCGAATGCGTTTGTCGCGGGCGGTCACGTCGCCGAATCTCTCTAACTGCTCGCAGACGGTGTCGGCGACGAGTTGCTGTTCGTGCTGGAGTTTCTCGCTCTCCAGCAGCGACGCGGCGAAGTCGGCGTCGTCCTCGGGCGTCTCGCCGCGCGGCATCGACCCCGCCAGCGCCTCGGTCTCGACGGTTCGGCCGTCGCGCTTGACGAGGCGCTCCGGCGGCGGGCCGAAGAAGGCGGCCTCGTCGGTCGGTTGGACGAGGAAGCGATAACACTCGGGGTACGTCCGGCGCAGCCGTTCGAGCACGTCCGGGATGTCGACTCGCTCGGCGAGTTCGAGGTCCAGCGCCGTCGCCAACACGACTTTCAGCAGGTCGCCCGACCGGATGCGTTCGGTGACCTGTTCGACCTGCGCGACCCACTCGTCTCTGGGTGTCCGCCAGCGTCTGTCGACGACGCCGGGCGACCCGCCGCTGGGTCGCATCATCGGCAGTTCCGAGAGCGAATCGCGCGCGGCGTCGAGCGCCGAGTCGGCCGTTTCGGGCGTCGCGTCCGGCCCGTACTCGACGACGGTGAGCCACGTCGCGTCGTCGCCGCGGGTCAACTGCACGCGCGGGAGGACGAACGTCGCCGCCGCGAAGCCGGTCCACGGCGGCGTCTCCTCGTGACCGGCGTCGAACGAGAGGCCGCCGAGCATCCGCGGCCGCGTCGCCGCCGGCCCTTCGTGGTCGACGTCGTCGAAGACGGCGGCCGCCTCGTCGCGGAGGTGGTCGAACCGCTCCGGTCCCGACGCGCTGAGGTGCGCCGCCGCCCCGCCGCCGACGAGTTCGAGGCCGTCGGGCGACGCCCAGTGGACTCGGGGGGCGGTCTGGTCGGCGAGGAAGGCCCGAAACGAAACGTCCGGAATCTCGCAGGACCGACTCACGAGCGTCGCCTCGGCGTGCGACGCCGTCGTCTGCTGGTTGCGCTGCGCCGGGTTCATCTAAGGGGGGTTAGGACGCGGGGCTTTTGAACCCCACCTTTTGCGCTGCGGGCGCGCTTCGCGCGCCCTCGGCAAAAGCTGTCTTCGCGGTGAAACCGCGAAGGCTTAGCAGACGCGAAGCGTCTGCTCTCGGACCAAAAGCACTCGTCACTCACTTCGGCGGCTTCGCCGCCTCCGTTCGTTCCTCGGCCCACTCGCTCGGCTTCGCCTCGCTCGCGGAGAACAGCTTTCAATCGGAAAAACAGCACATAGCGCCTCTTTAGTTCCCCCTCTCGTAGTATTCGTTCATAAGAGTGCGTCGATTCAACCACTTTTGGAATTCTTCTCGGTTTGATTGGCAGATGAAGATGAAATTCACCTTGCAGTCCGCTTGCTCAAGAACTTGGTAATCAATCTCATCGCTGATGATTTGATTTTCAATGTCTCTAAGCTGTATAATTCCCTCAAGCGGGTACGGAATGTCATTTCGAATAGCAAATAGTGTATCACTCAATGAACTCCAGTTATCGAGAGACGTGATGCCTTCAAATGAAAAATCGCCTTCTCGTCCAATAACTTCAACCAAGTTGGCTCCCTCTGGTGAGTCATCTGCGGGGAGTAACTGGCATTCACAAGAAAAACGATACAATGTTGAAATATTGTCTATATCTAGTTCTTTGATTCGTGGTATCGTGTTGTCATCAAGAAGGTCATTCACTACACGTTTTGTTTGAATATAATCCTCGCTGTGGTTCACCGTCTTCATAACACTCTCTCTAGTCTGCTTTTCTCCTTGGATATTCCCGGGTAAAAACGCACTCAGTCCAGCCCGAAGTTTGCTTCTTTCTTCCTCTTCTCTGACCACTTTCGAGGTATCATCAATTCGATCGAAGAACAACTGTTGAATGTGTGAGGGCGAATAATAGAGAATGTGTTGATACGATATACTGTCCATTTACAATGGGTGTTGTAGTATCGGATTATAGTATTTTCTAGCGTCCATCGTTTGGGCTAACAAGTCCAAAACATAGGGCATTCGTGGAACATCAGCTCCCTATCTAGTGCAAATTCGTCAGGTAGCTACTGCCGTGGAATTCGACGAAACTACGTTATCAGGGCCCTGTTGAAACCCTCATCCGATGACAGATGTGGCGTGCTGAATACAGAGGGATGTATTCAGCAAGCCATTGATGTTTGTTTCACTCAGCCAGTAATGAAACAGCCCTCAGGTAGTGTGCATTTACCGCTTCAATCTCGCACCGCTGTCTGCTCCGGAGGATATAGGTCGCATCACAGACATACAGTAGACAGTTCAATATGCACGACGCTATAGCCGAGACACTTCCGGGGTGGGCCACCTATCTTGCGGTGGTTTTCACCGTCGTCCTTGGTTTTCTTGTGGGCGATTTCTTTGGACTCGGTATTCTAAGTCGGGTTGTAGTAACTCTAGCTATGTATGTGATATTTAGTAAGACACTCAGCCTCATTTTGAACTAAAGAAGTATATACAGTTGCTTTTATTGAATATGAGAACTACCTGTATTTAACACCAAGACTAGCAGGGGTCGAGTGACCGACTCGCGCCCTGTATTCAGCACGAATCCTGAAATCTATCACCGCTTGAGGGTTTCAACAGAGCCGTTATCAGCTATACCGCTCTTCGTTCCACGGATTAGCAGTATTCGAGTAACCACGTTTCTCCCAGTAACCACGCTCGGCTTCGGTGAGGAACTCAACGCCCTCGACCCATTTGGCCCCTTTGTAGGCGTACTTGTGCGGGGTGACGACGCGGAGGGGGCCGCCGTGGTCCGCCGGGAGCGGTTCGCCGTCGTACTCGTAGACGAACAGCACCTCGTCGCGCATGCACTCTTCGAGCGAGAGGTTCGTCGTGTAGCCGTCGAGCGCGTGGAACATCACGTGGACCGCGTCGTCGTCGACGCCGGCCATCTTCGCGAGCGTCGGGAACGTCACGCCCGTGAACTCGCAGTCGAACTTGCTCCACCCGGTGACGCAGTGGAAATCCTGGATATGGGTTTCTGCGGGCAGGTCTTTGAACTCCTCGTAGGAGAACTGCAACTGCTCGCCGACCGCGCCCCAGACGTCGAACTGCCACGACGCCGGGTCCCACGAGGGCGTCCCGCTCTTCGAGAGCACCGGGAACCGCTCGGTCTTGCGCTGGCCGGGCGGGAGTCTATCCCCGCCGAACTCCTCGTAGAGACCGGTGACGTTCTTGCTCATACCGCATCGTTCGTCGCCACTCACCTATCGTTGTCGACTCTCTCCGTGAATTTGTACAGGGGCGCTGGTGGATGCGCGAAAACGAAACCGACGTTTGCGGCTCCACGACCGTCATCGTGATAGCTCGTACCGTAGGGCGCCTGCGAACGTTTCACTCGGCGTCAACTTTAAATACGGCGTATCCAAACCCACGTTCGATAAATGCCCAAAGTAAAGATGAACATCCCCGAGCACATCGAGATGCAGATCGCCCAACTCGTCGAACAGGGCGAGTTCGTCAACCGCGAGGAGGCGGTCGAAGAACTGCTCTCGACCGGTATGAAGGCTTACAAGACCAGCGGACCGATGGACAACGACGAACCGGGCTTCGAAGACGACGGGATGATGGGCCACGAAGACGAGTACGTCTTCTGAGCCACTCGTGTCGGTGTGGCAGAACGCCGCAATAACCCTTAAAACGAAAACAGACCTACCGATTTCTATGCACAAGGACGACCTGCTCGAACTACACGAACAGATGGTGATTATCATGGAGTACTTCCGCTCCCAGGAGGGCGTCGACTCGTCGCTGTTCGACCCCTACGACGAACTGAGCGTCGAGCCCTCGCACGTCCACAAGTCCAAGAGCGAGCACAAACACGCCGTCTTCGTCCTCGGCAACGCGCTGGCGAGCGCGATGAGCGACGACGAGTTCTCCAACGCGGGCCGCGTCGGCAAGCGGATGGAAGAACTGGCCAACGACGCCGAATCGAAGATATAACCCGTTTTCGACGCGCCCGTCGTTCCGCCACGCTAACGACTATCGTCCTCCCCCGTGAGCGTCCGCCATGGACCGGACGCTCATCGCCGGGAAAGTCGAGCAGGCCCGCGCCGCCGTCGCCTCCGACGACACCGACTGCTGGATCACCTTCTGCCGCGAAACCGACGAGGTCGACGAACCGTGTCTCCCCTACATCCTGGGTTTCGACGTCGTCTGGCCCACCGCCGTCGTCGTCGGTCCCGAGGCGTCGGCCGTCGTTCTCGGCCGCCACGACGCACCCAACGCCGAGCGGCTCGGCGTCCACGACGTCTACCCCTACGACGAATCGTTCGTCCCCGCGCTCCGGGAGGCGCTCGACTCCGTCGCCGCCGACGCCGAGACGGTCGCCGTCAACTTCGACCGCGACGACAACGTCGCCGACGGCCTCACGCACGGTCTCTACCTCCAACTCCGGGACGCCATCGGCGACGAGTACGAGTTCGCGAGCGCGGGCGACGTCGTCCGCGAGGTCCGCGGGCTGAAGTCCGCGACCGAGCGGGAACGCATCTACGCCGCCGCCGAGACGACCGAGGAGCTGCTCGCCGCGATGGTCGAGGCGTGGGACCCCTCGTGGACCGAAGCCGAAATCGTCGACTGGCTCCACGCGCGGATGACCGAGCGTGACCTCGGCAGCGCGTGGAGCTGGGAGTACTGCCCGACGGTCCACGCCGGCGGGGCGAGCGAAGTCGGCCACACGCTACCCGGCGACCGCAGCGTCCCGAGAAACGAGCTCCTGCACGTCGACTTCGGCGTCCGTCAGGACGGCTACTCGGCGGATATCCAGCGGCTGTACGTCCGCGGCGACGTGCCCGACGGCCTCCGGTCGGCGTTCGAGGACGTTCGCGCGGCCATCGACGCCGGCCACGAGGTGCTCGAAGCGGGAGTGGAAGGGCACGAAGTCGACACCGCGGCGCGGGAGGCGCTGACCGACGCCGGGTGGCCCGCTTTCGAGCACGCCTTCGGCCACCAGGTCGGCCGCGCCGCCCACGACGGCGGGACGTTGCTCGGTCCGCTCTGGGACCGCTACGGCGACGCTCCGAACGGCGAGGTTCGCGTCGGCGAGATATACACGATGGAGCTCGGCGTCGACACCGAGTGGGGCTACGTCGGCCAAGAGGAGATGGTCGAGATAACCGAGACGGGGACCGAGTGGGTGGTCGACCCGCAGACGGAACTGCGGTCGTTGTGACCGAGAGGGAGCGCACACGGCGCACCGAGCATCGGGTTTGATACTCCGGCCCGCCTTGGAGTCGGTATGTTCGCGGTTCCGTCGTGGCTCCCTCTCTCTCGACTCGCGCTCGTCGCCGTCGCCGTCGCCTGTCTGTACGTCGCGTGGCGGTTGGACGACCGCCGGGAACGACGAGTCGCCGCGCTTCGGTCGCGGCTGCTCTACGGGGTGCCGTGGGGGACGCTCGTCTCGGCGCTGTTCGTGCTCGCCGTCTACCTCGTCGTCCAGGGTGGGTACCAGTACTGGTATCGGCCCGTCGTCGTCCCCTTCCGAGCGTGGTCGTATCTCTACCCGACCGGCATGCTCACGGCCGCGTTCTCGCACTCGGGGGCGGGCCACCTCCTCGGCAATCTGTTCGGGACGCTGACGCTCGCGCCGCTGGTCGAGTACGCGTGGGGTCACTATCCGACGGCGCGCGAGGGTGAGAGCCTCGGGTCGTCGAAGTGGCGCGCCGACCCGCGGGTCCGCGCGTTTCTCCTCTTCCCCGCCGCCGTCGTCGCCGTCGGTCTCTTCACCGCCCTGTTCTCGGTGGGCCCCATCGTCGGCTTCTCGGGCGTCGTCTTCGCGTTCGCCGGGTTCGCGCTCGTCTACTACCCGCTCACCACCGTCCTGGCGCTGTCGGCCAGTCGCGTCGTCGACCTCCTGTACGACTCGCTGGTCGACCCGACGACCGTCGCGTCCTCGCGCGAGACCATCGTCTCCCCGTGGTGGGCGCAGATAGCGATTCAGGGGCACGCCATCGGGCTTCTCGCCGGCGTGTTTCTCGCGCTGTGGCTGGTCGACCGCCGCGGCGACGAGTTCCCTTCGGCGTTGCGACTCTGGACGGGCGTGCTCCTCTTTTCGGTCTCGCAGTCGCTCTGGGCGGTGTACTGGTACCGCGGCGGCGACAGCTACGTGCTCTTTCGCGCAGTCGGTCTCGCCCTCGTCCTCCTCTTGGCGACGCTCGTCGCCGCCGCCGTCGGTGCGAGCGGCCGTCCGCTCCTCGGCCGGGTCGGCGCGTCGGTTCGCGAGCGGGCCGGCGACGTCGTCGGTGACGGCTCGGGGCGTCGAACGCGAGAGAGCGGGGACGAGAGGGGCGGCGAAAGCGGCGGACGAAACGGACTCCGGTCGGTGACGGGCCGGCAGGCGGCCGTCGCCCTGCTGCTGGTCGGCGCGGCGGCGATAACCGGGCCGGCTATCGCGGTCAACATGGTGACGACGGCGGGCGACGACTCGCCCGGGGAGTCGGTGCAGGTCCGCGGCTACGAGGTGACCTACGCCGAGAACGTGACCAACGGGATGGTGTCGGTGCTCGACCTCGAAGGGTTCGGCGAGTCGACGAGCGTCACTACCTCCGGCGTCGTCGTGCGCAACCCCGACCGAAACATCTGGACGAGAGAGGTGTCGAAAGCGCAACTCGCGTTCAGAGGGCGGTCGGCGGTCCGCGTCGGCGGCGTCGGGTGGCGCGAGACGGTCGTCGCGAACCGAACCGGGTGGTCGCTCGCCGGCAGCAACGCGAGCTATCGAGTGACGCTCGCCGTCGACGGCGACGAGACGACGGCGTACACGTCGCCGCCGGCGACCGCCGAACCGGTCGTCGCCGGACAGAACGTCTCTATCGCGGCCGAGAACGAGAGCTTCCGCCTCGTCGTCGGCACCGAGAACGACACCGTCTCCGCGCCCGTCCCCCGGACGAACGAGTCGGTGACGCTCAGAGAGATTCGGTTCACGAACCGAGACGGAAAACTGTACGCCGAGACGAACGGGACCCGGGTGCGAGTCGCGTCGAGAGAGCGGTACCGGTGAGCGAGTTCACGACCACCGAATCCGGAACACCTCGGTGTCGAGGTCCTTCGTCGCCTCGTCGTGGAAGTCGAACTGTCGCTCCAGCGTCAGCGTCGCGCCGAAGGCGTGGGTGACCTCGCCGCCTTCGTCGGCGGCGAACGACTCGACGAACTCCCGGCTCCCCCGGTTGTGAATCGAGTACGAGACGTCGGCGAGTGCCGCCGCGGTGGAGAGAAACGCTCGGTCGGCCCCGCGGTTGCCGTTCTGCGCTCCGAACGGCGGGTTCATCAGCACCGTCGTCTTCGAGGCGCTGTCGGAGACGCACAGCGGGGCGCGCGTCGCGTCGGCGCGAACCCAGTGAATCGGCGTCGTGGTTCCGACCCGGCGTTCGTTGTCGCGGGCGGTGGCGAGCGCTTCGGCGTCGAGTTCGACGCCGACGACGCGGTCGGGGCCGCGAAGCGCCGCCCCGAGCGCCAACATCCCCGTGCCGGTGCCGAGGTCCACGACCGTCCGGCCGTCGACGTCGCCCTGCAAGTCCGCCAGGTGAACGACGTGGGCGGCGATATCCGGCGGCGTCGGATACTGTTCGAGACGGACCTGCGGGTTATCGAACCCGGCGACGACGGCCAGTTGCGTCTCCAGCGCGCGCCTGTCTCCCATCAGGCGAGAGTAGCGTCCCCCGAGAGCGTAAGCGTGACGCCCTCCTGTTCGGCGCGTTCGCGGAGCGCCGCGAGTGCGGGTTCGACCTTCTCGGTCGCAGCCACTTCGTCGACGACGACGTCGAGCCGACCCGCGCCGAGGAACGCCGCCGCGCGGACGTGGTCGCGGAGACGGTCGGCTTCCCGCTGAGTCGCCAGCGAGCAGTCCTCGTCGAAACGCGCCTCGACGACGAGCGTCGCCGGCTGGTAGCCTTCCTCGCCGAGCTCCGCTTTCAGGTCGCGGAGGTACGACGGCGCAGTCGAATCGAGCACCGTCGCGTCGAGACGAACCGGGGTGACGTCCGCCGGGCGACACCCGTCGAGCGCCTGTCGAACGTCGTGAGAGTGAGTAGTACTCATGCTACCACCGCATACCTTTTGGTTATACAAAAACCTTTGTGAATGCACAGTGCGCATAACTATCCGGCGTCGAGCGCCGTCGGGAGAGGATCGAGATGGAGATTCGCACGGACCTCACGAACACTAATACCCGATGCTGACATAACGACTCATGGGGGTCACACGCTCCAACCCCCACTCCCCTCGAATCCGGTGTCTACCGACCGCGAAACGCGTCTCACGTCGTGGACACCGGAACTCCCTGTCGTATGATTCCGAGCGGGAACTTCAACCTAGTAGACAACACTACGAGCGACCTCCAAATTTGTATTACATTATATATAATTTACCAAACATGGCAGAAGGCGACGCCTTGTTACGAATTGTCAGTCAAAGTTCTGTTACAAAGGTTTAAACCTTCCGTTGCCCACAAGCTTTTTATGGAACGTCCGAGTCGGCAGCGTCAGCGAGAGCAGCAAGCGGAACAGACGTCGGACGAGACCCTGCAGTGTCCGGAATGTAGTTCTACTGATGTTATCACGGACGCAGACCAGGGTGAACTCGTTTGCGACGACTGCGGCCTCGTCATCGACGAGCGCTCTATCGACCGCGGACCGGAGTGGCGGGCGTTCAACCACTCCGAGCGTCAGTCGAAGTCCCGCGTCGGCGCGCCGATCACCGAGACGATGCACGACCGCGGGCTGACGACGACCATCGACTGGAAGGACAAAGACGCCTACGGGCGCTCGCTCTCCTCGGAGAAGCGCAGTCAGATGCACCGACTGCGCAAGTGGCAGGAACGCATCCGAACCAAGGACGCCGGCGAGCGTAATCTCCAATTTGCGCTCAGCGAGATCGACCGGATGGCCTCCGCGCTGGGCGTCCCGCGGTCGGTTCGCGAAGTCGCGTCGGTCATCTACCGCCGCGCGCTCAACGAGGACCTCATCCGCGGGCGCTCAATCGAGGGTGTGGCCACGAGCGCGCTCTACGCGGCCTGCCGACAGGAGGGGATTCCGCGAAGCCTCGACGAAGTCGCCGAAGTATCCCGCGTACCGCAGAAGGAGATCGGTCGGACCTATCGCTACATCTCGCAGGAACTCGGTCTGGAGCTGAAACCCGTCGACCCCAAGCAGTTCGTTCCCCGCTTCGCCTCCGCGCTCGAACTCTCCGAGGAGGTGCAGGCGAAGGCGACCGAAATCATCGACGTCTCCGCCGAGCAGGGCCTGCTCTCGGGGAAGTCGCCGACCGGGTTCGCCGCCGCCGCCATCTACGCGGCGTCGCTTCTGTGCAACGAGAAGAAGACCCAGCGCGAGGTCGCCGACGTCGCGCAGGTGACCGAGGTCACCATCCGCAACCGGTACCAGGAACAGATCGAAGCGATGGGCTTCCGTTGAGCTGTCGGCTGACCTGAAAGTATTTATCTCGCGTTCTCGACGGCGGTGACGTGAACCGCCGTGCAATCCTCCACGCACTCGGGAGCGGTGTGGCCGTTGGCCTCGCCGGAGTGCGCCGTGCGCGACGACGCAGCGCCGAGCGAAGGTGAAGTCGCAGCCGACGCCCGGACCGTATTCCGACTGGACGTCCCGCGTATCCGGACGGCCCGCGCTATCCGCGAGTGACTACTGCTTCACGAAGACGAACACTTCCCGGTTCCACAGTCCGAGTTCGTAGCGCGTCGACTCGTACCCCTCCAGTCGCCGAGCGACCTGACTCCGCCTCTCCCCGTCCGCGACGACGACCGCCGGTTCGCCGGCGACCATCGTCAACCCGTTCGGGTCGGCGACGCTCGTCTGTCGCGCGTCGAGGCGCTCGAAGTACCACGGGAGCGGGAGCCGGTTCCCCCACGCGTCCGACACCGGCGGCCGGCGGTCGCTGTCGGCGTTCAGCGTGTAGAACGCCTCACCGACGTAGACGACGTCGGGGCCGTCCGTGCGCTCCATCGCCGCCGAGGCGTTTTCGAGCATCGGTTCGAGCGGTTGTGAGGGCTGTGCGTACTGCGCGAGGTCGTCGTCGGGGCCCGGTTGGCCGTAGACGTTCGCGGCGACGACGCCGCCGACGTGCGCCAGAAGGACGAGCGAGACGAGTGCGACGACGCCGACGCGGGCCGCTCGGTCGCGTTCGAGTCCGATACGCCCCATCCGTGCGAGCGCCGCCACGCCGAGCGCCGCCGGAAGCGTCAGCGCGGTCACCGTGTGGACGGCGAGCCACGGCGCGAACTGCTCGGCGAGCATCGGCACGAGAAGCAGCGAGACGCCGGCCCAGAAGCCGAAGAAGTGCAGCAGCGGTCGCCGCCCGCCGGTCAGATAGCGGTCGTAGAAGAACGCCCCGACGGCGAGACCGAGCACCGGGAGCGACGCGGTGACGAGCAGTTCGGCGTAGTCGAGGACGTACGGGAGCAGTTCGTGGCCGTCCGTCCGCCGGTAGTCGACGCGGACGGCCCAGAACTTCCGGAACGACCCGAGAAACGCCGACTCGACCGTCGCCGGGAGCGTCGTCAGGTTCCAGAGGCCGACGCCGTCGGCGTCGCCGGCGCGGGGCGCGTAGAAGACGAACACCACGCCGAGCAGGAGGAACGTCGAGCGCGCCAGCGGCGTCGCCCGCGAGACGAGTCCGCGCCGGATGCGTCCGGCGGCCGCGACCGGGTTCGAATCGCCGCGGACGCGGAGGTGGTCGAACGTCAGCACCGCCGCCAGCGCCCAGCAGAGGAGCGTGACGACCGCGAAGCCCGACGTGGAGAGCAGGAGACCGACTGCGGCGACGCCGGCGTACAGCGACCCGCGACTGTCGGCGTCGACGGCGCGGAGGAAGCAGCCGACTGCGAGCAGCGAGAACGCGGTCAGTAGCAACTCGCCGCGGGCGAACCGCGAGTAGTAGAGCAGCACCGGTTCGACGGCGAGGACGAGCGCGAACGCGACCGTCTCGTCGTCGCGGAGTCGGCTTCGGTAGAGGAGCGCGACGAGCGGGAGCAGCCCGCCCGCGAGCGCGACGACGAGGCGAGCGGTGAAGTCGTTCGCGCCGAAGAGCGCGAACACGTGGCGGTTGACGAGCGGGAGAAACGTCCCGCCGGCGACGGGGCGGTACTCGAACGCGCCGGTGTCGAGGTAGCGGAGCGTCCAGTAGCCGACGCGCGCTTCGTCCCAGTGAAACGCCCTCGCGCCGAGTCCGGCGAGACGGGCGACGAGACCGACGACCGCGAGCGCGGCGACCGCGAGCGTCGCGCGGTCGAACCGGGAGCGGGCGTCGCCGCGAGGTGTCATGTCCCTTCCTGCCGCACCCTGGGGTAGAAGCCTTTCGGGTTTCGCCGCTCGCGGCGTCGGTACGTGTTCGTAGCGTCAGTACGGGTTCGCAGCGTCGGTACGGGTTCGTAGCGTCCGTACGGGTTCGTAGCGTCGATACGTGTTCGCAGCGAGGCGGTTCGCAACCGTCAACAGGCGCAACGACGTACCGCGTCGTATGTCGATACTCGACTCGCTGCCGAGTCGCCCGCTGTCGGACGCCGAACTCGCCTCGCTGAACCGCGCCGACGCCGTGGAGTTGGCCATCGCCGTCGACGACGGCGGGCCGACCGAGGCGCTGCTGTTGGCGACCGAGTCGTGGGTGAAGGCGCTCGTGTTCGGCGGCGAGGACGGTGGATGGCGAACCGCGGACACCGTGTCGCTCGACGAGGTGGAGCGGTACGAAGCGCTCAAGCGGTGCGAGGAGAGCGCTCGGTCGCTCCGCGCCTGACCGCCACCCGAACTCGAAAAACGACGCCGACCCCGACGCGGTCGGGTCACCGCGTCGGGAGAGACTCTCGGGGCGTTTTCGGGCGAGGGTTCTAATCACTGGTCTGCGTACACTCTCGTATGTACGACCGAATCCTCTTGCCGACGGACGGAAGCGAGGCGGCGGAGGCGGCCGCTCCCGACGCGTTCGAACTCGCCGAGACGTACGGTGCGGAAATCCACGTGCTCTACGTCGTCGACACGCGGACGCTCGCCACCGTCGACTTGGGTGCCGAGAGGGTTCTCACGATGCTCGAAGAGGAGGGCAATGCCGCCGTCGAGCGTCTCCGCTCCCGGGCCGAAGACGCCGGCCTCGACGTCGTCACCGCCGTCGAGTCGGGCTCGCCGGCGAGTATCATCGTCGATTACAGCGAGGACCACGACGTCGACCTCGTCGTCATGGCGACGCACGGCCGACGCGGACTCGACCGATATCTGCTCGGCAGCGTCGCCGAGCGGGTCGTCCGGGGTTCCGACGCGCCGGTGCTCACCGTGAGGTACGTCACGGACGCCGAATAACGTCGTCGTACACCGAGTAAGTCGTCGATACCGCCGATGGGCGGGAAGAGTGCGTCCGCTCGACGTCGTTCGAAGGAACTCGGTCCGGTGAGGACCGGTCCCGAAATCAGAGGCATGGTCGCCGCGCAGGCGACGGCGTTTGCGGCCGTCGCGGCCGGTGGAACGTCCGGACACGGGAGCGTCCGGCTACGCCGACAACCGGTACAGAGCACGCGCGTTCCACGTATAACTGTTTCCCAGACTGACCCCGTCTGGTCGCCGTATCGACGCGACAGCAGTCCGAACGACGCGGTTCGGAGACCTCTCCGTTACCTGCCGTCTCCTCGAACAGTCTGTCTGGCCGAACGGACACGAAGGGCCTACGGAACTACAATCTCGGCGTAATCGAGCGTGAAACGGATTACGATGGCCGTGATACTGCCCGAGCGTCGGGAAATACCGGCTTGTTCGCCATTTGGCTGCACGTTACTTT is a genomic window of Haloprofundus halophilus containing:
- a CDS encoding flippase activity-associated protein Agl23, with translation MTPRGDARSRFDRATLAVAALAVVGLVARLAGLGARAFHWDEARVGYWTLRYLDTGAFEYRPVAGGTFLPLVNRHVFALFGANDFTARLVVALAGGLLPLVALLYRSRLRDDETVAFALVLAVEPVLLYYSRFARGELLLTAFSLLAVGCFLRAVDADSRGSLYAGVAAVGLLLSTSGFAVVTLLCWALAAVLTFDHLRVRGDSNPVAAAGRIRRGLVSRATPLARSTFLLLGVVFVFYAPRAGDADGVGLWNLTTLPATVESAFLGSFRKFWAVRVDYRRTDGHELLPYVLDYAELLVTASLPVLGLAVGAFFYDRYLTGGRRPLLHFFGFWAGVSLLLVPMLAEQFAPWLAVHTVTALTLPAALGVAALARMGRIGLERDRAARVGVVALVSLVLLAHVGGVVAANVYGQPGPDDDLAQYAQPSQPLEPMLENASAAMERTDGPDVVYVGEAFYTLNADSDRRPPVSDAWGNRLPLPWYFERLDARQTSVADPNGLTMVAGEPAVVVADGERRSQVARRLEGYESTRYELGLWNREVFVFVKQ
- a CDS encoding universal stress protein, which produces MYDRILLPTDGSEAAEAAAPDAFELAETYGAEIHVLYVVDTRTLATVDLGAERVLTMLEEEGNAAVERLRSRAEDAGLDVVTAVESGSPASIIVDYSEDHDVDLVVMATHGRRGLDRYLLGSVAERVVRGSDAPVLTVRYVTDAE